A single genomic interval of Gemmatimonadales bacterium harbors:
- a CDS encoding ATP-binding cassette domain-containing protein: MTTPCAVEVHELTKRFGDFTAVDRVSFTVEPGEIFGFLGPNGAGKTTTLRILTTLLPADGGEAFVAGASVRNRPAEVRRRIGYVGQLGGADTSATGTENLLLQGRLYGMSAEAARRRADELIEILDL; this comes from the coding sequence TTGACGACTCCATGCGCCGTCGAAGTTCACGAGCTCACGAAGAGATTCGGCGACTTCACCGCCGTGGACCGGGTCAGCTTCACGGTCGAGCCCGGGGAGATCTTCGGCTTCCTCGGCCCGAACGGCGCCGGGAAGACGACCACGCTCCGGATTCTGACCACGCTGCTGCCCGCCGACGGCGGCGAGGCGTTCGTGGCAGGAGCGAGCGTCCGCAATCGGCCCGCCGAGGTGCGCCGGCGGATCGGCTATGTCGGCCAGCTCGGCGGTGCCGACACCTCGGCCACCGGTACGGAGAACCTGCTGCTGCAAGGCCGCTTGTACGGGATGAGCGCCGAGGCGGCGCGGCGCCGGGCGGACGAACTGATCGAGATCCTGGACCTGG